A single window of Pseudomonas lijiangensis DNA harbors:
- the tesB gene encoding acyl-CoA thioesterase II translates to MSQVLDDLVELLTLEPIEENLFRGRSQDLGFRQLFGGQVLGQSLSAASQTVEEDRHVHSLHGYFLRPGDAALPVVYQVDRVRDGGSFSTRRVTAIQKGKPIFTCSASFQYDEEGFEHQTTMPQIAGPENLPSELELLTQRAHLIPEAMRDKFLCPKPIQFRPVTAEDPYNPKPGEPVKYVWFRADGTLKDVPALHKYLLAYASDFNLLTTSLLPHGKTVWQRDMQVASLDHSLWFHSDLRADDWLLYAMDSPWAGNSRGFSRGSIFNRAGQLVASVSQEGLIRHRKDWS, encoded by the coding sequence ATGAGCCAAGTGTTGGATGATCTGGTCGAGCTGCTGACGCTGGAACCGATCGAGGAAAATCTTTTTCGCGGTCGCAGCCAGGACCTCGGCTTTCGCCAGCTGTTTGGCGGACAGGTATTGGGGCAGTCGCTGTCGGCCGCCAGCCAGACCGTAGAAGAAGATCGCCATGTTCATTCCCTGCACGGCTACTTTCTGCGCCCTGGCGATGCCGCCTTGCCTGTGGTCTATCAGGTCGACCGTGTGCGTGATGGCGGTAGCTTCAGTACGCGCCGGGTGACGGCGATCCAGAAGGGCAAGCCGATCTTCACCTGCAGCGCATCGTTCCAGTATGACGAAGAAGGTTTCGAGCATCAGACCACCATGCCGCAGATCGCAGGCCCGGAAAACCTGCCTTCGGAGCTGGAACTGCTGACCCAGCGGGCGCATCTGATTCCCGAAGCCATGCGCGACAAGTTTCTGTGCCCCAAGCCCATTCAGTTTCGCCCGGTAACCGCTGAAGACCCGTACAACCCGAAGCCGGGTGAACCGGTGAAGTACGTCTGGTTCCGTGCCGATGGCACCTTGAAAGACGTTCCGGCGCTGCATAAATACTTGCTGGCCTACGCCTCGGACTTCAATCTGCTGACCACGTCTTTGCTGCCCCATGGCAAGACGGTCTGGCAACGCGACATGCAGGTTGCCAGCCTTGACCATTCGCTATGGTTTCACAGCGATCTGCGCGCCGATGACTGGCTTTTGTACGCCATGGACAGCCCATGGGCCGGCAACTCTCGCGGTTTCTCTCGCGGCAGCATTTTCAACCGCGCCGGGCAACTGGTTGCCTCGGTCAGCCAGGAAGGTCTGATCCGCCATCGCAAGGACTGGTCATGA
- a CDS encoding CopG family ribbon-helix-helix protein, producing the protein MSTMSIRIPDEMAATLASLAKATGRTKSFLAIDALREYLDREAWQIAEIQRSIQEADAGDFASDEEVGAVMDKWTGNAR; encoded by the coding sequence ATGTCCACTATGTCTATACGTATACCTGATGAAATGGCGGCCACCCTTGCCAGCCTTGCAAAAGCTACCGGGCGCACCAAGTCGTTCCTGGCCATTGATGCCTTGCGTGAATACCTCGATCGTGAGGCCTGGCAGATTGCCGAGATTCAGCGCTCGATCCAGGAGGCGGATGCCGGGGATTTTGCCAGCGATGAAGAGGTCGGCGCCGTGATGGACAAGTGGACAGGCAATGCGCGTTGA
- a CDS encoding HAD family hydrolase, which produces MSLRDIPNWVFDMDGTLTIAVHDFPAIKRALGIPLEDDILGHLAALPADVSAAKHAWLLEHERELALASRPAEGAVELVRELAGRGYRLGILTRNARELAHITLEAIGIADCFAAEDVLGRDEATPKPDPAGLLKLAGAWDVSPGQMVMIGDYRHDLDCGRAAGAKTVLVNLPENPWPELADWHVADCVALRGMLDQ; this is translated from the coding sequence ATGAGCCTCAGGGATATTCCGAACTGGGTATTCGACATGGACGGCACCCTGACCATCGCCGTGCATGATTTCCCGGCCATCAAGCGGGCACTGGGTATTCCGCTGGAGGACGACATTCTCGGACACCTGGCGGCCTTGCCTGCGGATGTCTCTGCGGCCAAGCATGCCTGGCTGCTGGAGCACGAGCGCGAACTGGCGCTGGCGTCCCGACCGGCCGAAGGTGCTGTCGAACTGGTGCGGGAGCTGGCCGGGCGTGGCTATCGCCTCGGTATCCTGACCCGCAATGCCCGCGAGCTGGCTCACATCACCCTTGAGGCGATTGGGATTGCGGACTGTTTTGCGGCCGAGGATGTGCTGGGTCGTGACGAGGCGACACCCAAGCCGGATCCGGCTGGCCTGCTGAAGCTGGCGGGTGCGTGGGATGTATCGCCCGGGCAGATGGTCATGATTGGTGACTACCGCCATGATCTGGATTGTGGCCGTGCAGCGGGGGCAAAGACCGTGCTGGTCAACCTGCCTGAAAATCCCTGGCCAGAGCTGGCCGACTGGCATGTCGCCGATTGTGTGGCTTTGCGGGGGATGCTGGATCAGTGA
- the ypfJ gene encoding KPN_02809 family neutral zinc metallopeptidase has product MLWKKGRRSDNVVDARDGSSGGGGMRIGGKGLSLGGIVIIVAFGLLTGQDPMQILGQLTGEMTRQTSQVSPQTRQAPPANDQQAEFVRSVLGDTEDTWRAVFAQSGRQYKDPVLVLFRGQVNSACGFATSATGPFYCPADQQIYLDLDFFREMSQRFSAAGDFAQAYVIAHEVGHHVQTLLGISAKVQTARQQGQRMEGNNGLLVRQELQADCLAGVWAYNAQKRLNWLEPGDIEEALNAANAIGDDRLQQQGRGRVVPDSFTHGTSAQRVRWFKTGFAQGQINQCDTFAAKSL; this is encoded by the coding sequence ATGCTGTGGAAAAAAGGCCGACGCAGCGACAACGTAGTCGATGCTCGAGATGGCAGCAGCGGCGGTGGCGGCATGCGCATCGGTGGCAAGGGACTGAGCCTGGGCGGCATCGTGATTATCGTCGCCTTCGGCCTGCTGACCGGCCAGGATCCGATGCAGATTCTCGGGCAGCTCACCGGTGAAATGACCCGGCAAACCTCTCAAGTCAGCCCCCAGACACGCCAGGCTCCGCCCGCCAACGATCAGCAGGCCGAGTTCGTGCGCAGCGTGCTGGGCGATACCGAAGACACCTGGCGGGCCGTGTTTGCCCAGAGTGGCCGACAGTACAAGGACCCGGTTCTGGTGCTGTTTCGCGGTCAGGTGAACTCCGCGTGCGGTTTCGCGACTTCGGCCACAGGCCCCTTCTATTGCCCGGCCGACCAGCAGATTTATCTGGATCTGGATTTCTTCCGGGAAATGTCCCAACGCTTTTCGGCTGCCGGGGATTTCGCCCAGGCTTACGTCATCGCCCATGAAGTGGGCCATCACGTGCAGACCCTGCTGGGCATTTCAGCCAAGGTCCAGACGGCTCGCCAGCAAGGCCAGCGCATGGAAGGCAATAACGGTCTGCTGGTCCGCCAGGAGTTGCAGGCCGACTGTCTTGCGGGTGTTTGGGCCTACAACGCACAAAAGCGTTTGAACTGGCTTGAGCCGGGTGATATTGAAGAGGCACTGAATGCGGCAAACGCCATTGGCGATGATCGCTTGCAGCAGCAAGGCCGTGGCCGGGTCGTACCGGACTCCTTCACCCATGGAACGTCAGCCCAGCGCGTGCGCTGGTTCAAGACCGGCTTTGCACAAGGTCAAATCAACCAATGCGATACGTTCGCCGCCAAGAGTCTCTGA
- a CDS encoding DEAD/DEAH box helicase: protein MTFASLGLIEPLLRALDALGYQTPTPVQAQAIPPVLAGRDLMAAAQTGTGKTAGFALPLLQRLTMEGPKVAPNSVRALVLAPTRELAEQVHESIRQYAEHLPLSTYAVYGGVSINPQMMKLRKGVDVLVATPGRLLDLHRQNAVKFSQLQTLILDEADRMLDLGFAEELRGIYAALPKRRQTLLFSATFSDEIRLLASQMLDDPLSIEVSPRNVAASSVKQWVVPVDKKRKSELFIHLLKKQRWGQVLVFAKTRVGVDQLVERLQGLGINADGIHGDKPQATRQRALDRFKASEVQILVATDVAARGLDIDDLPTVVNLDLPIVAEDYIHRIGRTGRAGLTGEAISLVCADEVELLSAIEVLTRQTLVRKEEQDFEPEHRVPTTDARGQILKKPKKPKKPKVSGSKRNLGKWVDSGDSEPAPVVKAVRKVPVFNTGPRKKKP from the coding sequence ATGACATTCGCCTCTCTCGGCCTGATCGAACCCTTGCTGCGTGCCCTCGATGCACTTGGCTACCAGACCCCGACGCCTGTTCAGGCACAGGCGATTCCTCCGGTGCTGGCTGGCCGTGACCTGATGGCCGCCGCCCAGACCGGCACTGGCAAGACTGCCGGTTTTGCCCTGCCGCTGTTGCAGCGCCTGACCATGGAAGGCCCGAAAGTCGCTCCCAACTCGGTGCGTGCCCTGGTACTGGCGCCGACCCGCGAGTTGGCCGAGCAGGTGCATGAAAGCATTCGCCAGTACGCTGAACACCTGCCATTGAGCACTTACGCGGTGTATGGCGGCGTCAGCATCAACCCGCAAATGATGAAGCTGCGCAAGGGCGTGGATGTTCTGGTCGCCACGCCAGGCCGTTTGCTGGACCTGCACCGTCAGAACGCGGTCAAGTTCTCGCAACTGCAAACCCTGATCCTCGATGAAGCCGATCGCATGCTGGACCTGGGCTTTGCCGAAGAACTGCGCGGGATTTATGCCGCACTGCCCAAGCGTCGCCAGACCTTGCTGTTCTCCGCGACCTTCTCGGACGAAATCCGCCTGCTGGCCTCGCAGATGCTCGATGACCCTCTGAGCATTGAAGTCAGCCCGCGCAACGTGGCGGCGTCTTCGGTCAAGCAGTGGGTGGTGCCGGTAGACAAGAAGCGCAAGAGCGAGCTGTTCATCCATCTGCTGAAAAAGCAGCGCTGGGGCCAGGTGCTGGTCTTCGCCAAGACCCGCGTCGGCGTCGACCAACTGGTCGAGCGTCTGCAAGGGCTGGGTATCAACGCCGATGGCATTCACGGCGACAAGCCACAGGCGACCCGCCAGCGTGCGCTGGATCGTTTCAAGGCCAGCGAAGTGCAGATCCTGGTGGCGACCGATGTGGCGGCCCGTGGCCTGGATATCGATGATCTCCCGACCGTGGTCAACCTGGATTTGCCTATCGTGGCCGAGGATTACATCCACCGCATCGGGCGTACCGGGCGTGCAGGCCTGACCGGTGAAGCGATCTCGCTGGTCTGCGCCGATGAAGTCGAGTTGCTGTCGGCGATTGAAGTGCTGACCCGCCAGACGCTGGTGCGCAAGGAAGAGCAGGATTTCGAGCCTGAACACCGTGTGCCGACCACCGATGCCAGAGGGCAGATCCTCAAGAAACCCAAGAAGCCGAAAAAGCCCAAGGTTTCAGGCAGCAAGCGCAATCTGGGCAAATGGGTCGACAGTGGCGATAGCGAGCCAGCGCCAGTGGTAAAGGCCGTGCGCAAGGTGCCAGTGTTCAACACCGGACCTCGCAAGAAAAAGCCCTGA
- a CDS encoding GNAT family N-acetyltransferase, with translation MEPILKLDSARLLMRQWRDDDLPTFAAMCADPQVMRYFPEPMSRLESAAMIGRVRGHFAELGFGLWALERKDNGAFIGFTGLGVVGFDAHFTPAVEIGWRLAREHWGLGFASEAAWTVLGCGFERLGLEEIVSFTAVSNEPSQKVMQAIGMQHDVADDFDHPGIEDGHPLKPHVLYRINREQWLNTLKP, from the coding sequence ATGGAGCCGATACTCAAACTCGACAGCGCGCGGCTGCTGATGCGGCAATGGCGGGACGATGACCTGCCCACGTTTGCCGCCATGTGTGCGGATCCTCAGGTCATGCGCTACTTCCCCGAACCCATGAGTCGCCTGGAAAGTGCCGCCATGATCGGGCGTGTACGGGGGCATTTCGCTGAGCTGGGCTTTGGCTTGTGGGCACTTGAGCGCAAGGACAATGGAGCTTTCATCGGCTTTACCGGTCTTGGCGTCGTGGGATTCGATGCGCATTTCACGCCAGCGGTGGAAATCGGCTGGCGGTTGGCGCGTGAGCACTGGGGGCTTGGCTTTGCCAGCGAGGCGGCCTGGACCGTTCTGGGCTGTGGCTTCGAGCGTCTGGGGCTGGAAGAAATCGTGTCGTTCACGGCGGTCAGCAACGAGCCATCGCAGAAAGTGATGCAGGCCATTGGCATGCAGCACGATGTGGCCGATGACTTCGATCATCCCGGCATCGAGGATGGGCATCCGCTCAAGCCTCATGTCCTGTATCGAATAAACCGTGAACAGTGGCTCAACACGCTCAAACCCTGA
- a CDS encoding NYN domain-containing protein: MKKIAVFADVQNLYYTVRQAHGCHFNYAALWADISSRGQIVEAFAYAIDRGDSKQQQFQQILRNLGFTVKLKPYIQRSDGSAKGDWDVGITIDIMDVAPQVDEVVLASGDGDFDLLLERIIAKHGVEAVAYGVPGLTANSLIRAASRYIPIEGALLLK, encoded by the coding sequence GTGAAGAAGATCGCGGTGTTTGCTGATGTACAGAACCTCTATTACACCGTGCGCCAGGCGCATGGTTGTCACTTCAATTACGCCGCGTTGTGGGCGGACATCAGCTCGCGCGGGCAGATAGTCGAGGCGTTTGCCTATGCCATCGATCGTGGTGACAGCAAGCAGCAGCAATTCCAGCAGATCCTTCGCAACCTGGGATTCACCGTCAAACTCAAACCGTACATCCAGCGCAGTGATGGTTCGGCCAAAGGCGACTGGGATGTGGGGATCACCATCGATATCATGGACGTCGCGCCGCAGGTGGATGAGGTGGTGCTGGCGTCCGGTGATGGCGATTTCGATCTGCTGCTCGAACGCATCATCGCCAAGCACGGCGTCGAGGCTGTGGCCTACGGGGTTCCTGGGTTGACGGCCAACTCGCTGATTCGTGCCGCCAGCCGCTACATTCCCATCGAAGGCGCGTTGTTGCTCAAATGA
- a CDS encoding type II toxin-antitoxin system RelE/ParE family toxin, whose translation MRVEWLRTALKNLDDEAAYIAVDNPQSAVEFVLAIRAGVEQLALFPAMGREGRLSGTREWVLPDRPYIIPYRVRGGCLQILRIFHTRRLPPSSW comes from the coding sequence ATGCGCGTTGAGTGGCTGAGGACAGCGCTGAAGAATCTCGATGACGAAGCCGCTTACATCGCCGTGGATAATCCGCAGTCTGCCGTTGAGTTCGTGCTCGCCATAAGGGCTGGCGTAGAACAACTGGCTCTTTTTCCTGCGATGGGGCGAGAAGGGCGACTCAGTGGTACTCGTGAATGGGTGTTGCCTGATCGGCCGTACATCATTCCTTATCGTGTTCGCGGCGGATGTTTGCAGATATTGCGCATTTTCCACACCCGCCGTTTACCGCCATCAAGCTGGTAA
- a CDS encoding YciC family protein has translation MNPLNVIQDSLYFFRRNLGSILMLCLPLVVLEALAKQALGTEAPFAYELLIGLLFYPLYTGALILFLDARTRGEAPATRDLLAMTLRLWPTFAVLSAISTLLILFGLSLFVIPGLWVMVKLAFSEYLLVMRKLTPFMAMRESMLMTTGHFMRILACVLGVYIPLSLLEGLGLYLFPEPQSPAVSLILDSIGSFLQLFITVVIFRLFMLISEPANKA, from the coding sequence ATGAACCCGCTGAACGTTATCCAGGACTCGCTGTACTTCTTCCGGCGAAACCTGGGAAGCATCCTGATGCTGTGCCTGCCGCTGGTGGTGCTTGAAGCCCTGGCCAAACAGGCCCTGGGCACTGAAGCCCCCTTCGCTTATGAGCTGTTGATCGGCCTGCTGTTCTATCCGCTCTATACAGGCGCCCTGATTCTGTTTCTCGATGCCCGCACGCGAGGCGAGGCTCCTGCGACCAGAGACCTGCTGGCCATGACCCTGCGCCTGTGGCCGACCTTCGCCGTGCTGTCGGCCATCAGCACACTGCTGATTCTGTTCGGGCTGTCGCTGTTCGTCATTCCCGGCCTGTGGGTGATGGTCAAGCTGGCTTTCAGCGAGTACCTGCTGGTGATGCGCAAATTGACGCCTTTCATGGCGATGCGCGAAAGCATGCTGATGACCACCGGCCATTTCATGCGCATTCTGGCCTGTGTGCTGGGTGTCTACATTCCCCTGTCATTGCTCGAAGGCCTGGGGCTTTACCTGTTCCCGGAGCCCCAGAGCCCTGCGGTATCCCTGATACTCGACAGCATCGGCAGCTTCCTGCAACTGTTCATTACCGTCGTGATATTCCGCCTGTTCATGCTGATCAGCGAACCTGCGAACAAGGCTTGA
- a CDS encoding histone deacetylase family protein, whose translation MSLPLIYHDDYSPHFPADHRFPMDKFRLLRDHLVDSGLVLDTQLLRPELCPADILALAHDPSYIQRYLSGDLSREDQRRLGLPWSEDLARRTIRAVGGSLLTAEQALKHGLACHLAGGTHHAHYDYPAGFCIFNDLAIISHYLLASGRVGKVLIFDCDVHQGDGTARILADTEDAITVSLHCEKNFPARKARSDWDIPLPMGMGDADYLKVVDDLLNYLLPIYQPDLVLYDAGVDVHKDDALGYLQLTDQGLAARDETVMRHCLGRDIPVMGVIGGGYSKDREALARRHGILHHSAQRVWVEMGLGLPA comes from the coding sequence ATGTCCCTGCCGCTTATCTATCATGATGACTACAGCCCGCACTTCCCGGCTGACCATCGTTTCCCCATGGACAAGTTCCGCCTGCTGCGCGATCACCTGGTCGACAGCGGCCTGGTCCTGGACACCCAGCTTCTGCGCCCGGAACTGTGCCCGGCCGATATTCTGGCACTGGCCCATGACCCTTCTTATATTCAGCGCTACCTGAGCGGCGACCTGTCACGCGAGGACCAGCGCCGACTGGGCCTGCCCTGGAGCGAAGACCTGGCGCGACGCACCATTCGAGCAGTAGGCGGCTCCTTGCTGACGGCCGAGCAGGCGCTCAAGCACGGCCTGGCCTGCCATCTGGCAGGCGGCACCCATCACGCGCATTACGATTACCCCGCCGGATTCTGCATCTTCAACGACCTGGCGATCATCAGCCATTACCTGCTGGCCAGCGGACGCGTGGGCAAGGTGCTGATCTTCGACTGCGACGTGCATCAGGGCGACGGCACGGCACGCATTCTCGCCGACACCGAAGACGCCATTACCGTGTCGCTGCACTGCGAAAAGAACTTCCCGGCCCGCAAGGCCCGGAGCGACTGGGACATCCCTCTGCCCATGGGCATGGGCGATGCGGACTACCTGAAAGTCGTCGACGACCTGCTCAACTACCTGCTGCCGATCTACCAGCCGGATCTGGTGCTTTATGATGCAGGCGTGGATGTCCACAAGGACGATGCCCTGGGCTACCTGCAATTGACCGACCAAGGCCTGGCCGCAAGGGACGAAACCGTCATGCGCCACTGCCTGGGCCGTGACATTCCAGTCATGGGCGTTATCGGCGGCGGCTACAGCAAAGACCGCGAAGCCCTGGCCAGACGACACGGCATCCTGCATCACAGCGCGCAGCGGGTCTGGGTGGAGATGGGGTTGGGTTTACCAGCTTGA
- a CDS encoding TIGR03862 family flavoprotein, translating to MTDSHSPKPPSVAIIGGGPAGLMAAEVLSQAGIKVDLYDAMPSVGRKFLLAGVGGMNITHSEPYPAFLSRYAERAPMIAPLLRGFDADALCTWIHELGIQTFVGSSGRVFPTDMKAAPLLRAWLKRLREAGVAIHNRHRWLGWNADGSLRIVSADGELAIKPDATLLALGGASWARLGSDGAWLPWLQERGIEVAPLQAANCGFEVAAWSELLRSKFAGAPLKNIAMGLPDDTPRLGECVLTETGVEGSLVYALSARIREQINLAGSATVHIDLLPGKTFGDVQKALSKPRGSRSMSKHLQSQLGLEGVKAALLRELATKEAFADPVLLSQAIKTLPLTLIKPRPLDEAISTAGGVTFEGLDEGLMLKQLPGVFCAGEMLDWEAPTGGYLLTACFASGRAAGLGIIEWCRSSHNLGGRELARDEASEG from the coding sequence ATGACCGACTCTCACTCCCCGAAGCCCCCATCCGTCGCCATCATCGGAGGCGGGCCTGCGGGGTTGATGGCGGCTGAGGTGTTGAGCCAGGCCGGGATCAAGGTCGATCTGTATGACGCCATGCCCTCGGTGGGACGCAAGTTTCTGCTGGCGGGCGTGGGCGGGATGAATATCACGCACTCGGAGCCTTACCCGGCGTTTCTGTCGCGCTATGCCGAACGAGCGCCGATGATCGCGCCCTTGCTGCGCGGCTTCGATGCCGATGCGCTGTGCACATGGATTCATGAGTTGGGCATTCAGACTTTCGTGGGCAGTTCGGGTCGTGTGTTCCCCACCGACATGAAAGCCGCCCCGCTGCTGCGGGCCTGGCTCAAGCGCCTGCGCGAAGCCGGTGTGGCGATTCATAACCGCCATCGCTGGCTGGGCTGGAATGCCGACGGCAGCCTGCGTATTGTCTCTGCGGACGGCGAACTGGCCATCAAGCCCGATGCCACATTGCTCGCCCTGGGCGGCGCCAGTTGGGCTCGCCTGGGTTCCGATGGCGCCTGGTTGCCGTGGCTGCAAGAGCGCGGTATTGAAGTTGCGCCGCTGCAGGCCGCCAACTGCGGTTTTGAGGTTGCAGCCTGGAGCGAGTTGCTGCGCAGCAAGTTCGCGGGCGCGCCGCTGAAGAATATCGCCATGGGTCTGCCAGACGACACGCCTCGGCTTGGCGAATGCGTGCTGACCGAAACCGGAGTGGAAGGCAGTCTGGTTTATGCACTTTCGGCAAGAATTCGCGAGCAGATCAACCTTGCAGGCTCGGCGACGGTGCACATCGATCTGTTGCCCGGCAAGACGTTCGGCGATGTACAAAAAGCCCTGAGCAAACCTCGCGGCTCGCGCTCGATGTCCAAACACCTGCAAAGCCAGTTGGGTCTGGAGGGTGTCAAGGCCGCGCTTTTACGAGAGCTGGCGACCAAGGAAGCCTTTGCCGATCCCGTCTTGCTGAGCCAGGCCATCAAGACACTGCCTCTGACCCTGATCAAACCGCGTCCGCTCGATGAGGCGATCAGCACCGCTGGCGGTGTGACCTTCGAGGGGCTGGACGAGGGCTTGATGCTCAAGCAACTGCCGGGCGTGTTCTGCGCCGGCGAGATGCTTGACTGGGAAGCGCCGACTGGCGGCTACCTGCTGACTGCCTGCTTTGCCAGCGGTCGGGCTGCGGGGCTTGGGATCATTGAGTGGTGCCGCAGCTCCCACAACCTTGGTGGGAGGGAGCTTGCTCGCGACGAGGCCAGTGAAGGCTGA
- a CDS encoding DUF2076 domain-containing protein: MNSEEQTLIDELFSKLKSAETASAPRDAGAEARIKEHLARQPGAPYYMAQAILVQEAAVNQLNQQLRQRDEQIQQLQAELQQARGQASSAPASGGFLSSIFGGSTSRAPQSQPAPTSSGGGWRDGAGFNPPPAQQSGYVPPPVAPRGTGFLGGALQTAAGVAGGVMLAQGISSLFGHHSQPEEIVEVIHDQPMQSNDSGNWGQQDQQYMADDNYDDGGGMFSDDDSFV, encoded by the coding sequence ATGAACAGCGAAGAGCAAACCCTGATCGACGAACTTTTCTCCAAACTGAAAAGTGCCGAAACAGCCTCGGCTCCCCGTGACGCCGGGGCCGAAGCGCGGATCAAGGAGCATCTTGCCCGCCAGCCCGGCGCTCCTTATTACATGGCGCAGGCGATTCTGGTTCAGGAAGCGGCAGTCAACCAGTTGAATCAGCAGCTCAGGCAGCGTGACGAGCAGATTCAGCAGCTTCAGGCCGAACTCCAGCAGGCCAGAGGCCAGGCTTCGTCTGCCCCGGCCAGTGGTGGTTTTCTGTCGAGCATCTTTGGCGGCAGCACCTCACGTGCTCCGCAGTCTCAGCCTGCCCCGACCTCCAGTGGCGGTGGCTGGCGTGATGGTGCCGGTTTCAACCCGCCACCTGCGCAGCAAAGTGGCTATGTACCACCCCCAGTAGCGCCAAGAGGAACAGGTTTTCTCGGCGGTGCCCTGCAGACCGCAGCCGGTGTGGCGGGCGGTGTGATGCTGGCGCAAGGTATCAGCAGCCTGTTTGGGCACCACAGCCAGCCTGAGGAAATTGTCGAAGTCATTCACGACCAGCCCATGCAAAGCAATGATTCGGGCAATTGGGGGCAGCAGGATCAGCAATACATGGCCGATGACAACTATGACGATGGCGGAGGCATGTTTTCGGACGATGACTCCTTCGTCTGA
- a CDS encoding alpha/beta hydrolase translates to MIKPLMVLLLSTAFASLGAHAEDQAVKSISPDRLTINGSQATLGLSQEWVHPKPRIERVVIVLHGRLRNAQTYLRSIERAANQSKERSKTLLIAPQFLDEKDIVAHHLSDSILRWRQNSWMEGATAVDPKPISSFIVIDHILKRLSDSKLFPNLKEIVIAGHSGGAQVVQRYAMIGGKEDALLNREGVKLRYVIANPSSYAYFDAERPETVSAQSCPNFDDWKYGLKKMPFYSGKEKPADIEKAYVKRDITYLLGELDTDLNHPALDKTCAAEAQGPNRRTRGENYFKYLQKRHPEGLNQHLIIVPKVGHSGDGIFTSPEGQAVLFKPF, encoded by the coding sequence ATGATTAAACCGCTTATGGTCCTGTTGTTAAGCACTGCCTTCGCGAGCCTCGGCGCTCATGCCGAGGATCAAGCGGTAAAATCGATCAGCCCGGATCGCCTGACCATCAATGGCAGCCAGGCCACGCTGGGCCTGAGCCAGGAATGGGTTCATCCCAAACCACGGATCGAGCGCGTCGTGATCGTGCTGCATGGTCGCCTGCGCAATGCGCAAACCTACCTGCGCAGTATCGAGCGAGCGGCCAACCAGTCCAAGGAGCGCAGCAAGACCCTGCTGATTGCTCCGCAGTTTCTGGACGAAAAAGATATCGTTGCCCACCACTTGTCCGACTCGATCCTGCGCTGGCGCCAGAACAGCTGGATGGAAGGCGCCACGGCTGTGGACCCCAAGCCGATCAGCTCGTTTATCGTCATTGACCATATCCTCAAGCGCCTGAGCGACAGCAAGCTGTTCCCCAACCTCAAGGAAATTGTCATCGCGGGCCATTCCGGCGGTGCCCAGGTAGTGCAGCGTTACGCGATGATTGGAGGCAAGGAAGATGCGTTGCTCAACCGTGAAGGCGTGAAACTGCGCTACGTGATCGCCAACCCGTCGTCCTACGCCTACTTCGACGCCGAGCGCCCTGAAACCGTATCGGCGCAAAGCTGCCCCAACTTCGACGACTGGAAGTACGGCCTGAAGAAAATGCCGTTCTACTCCGGCAAGGAAAAGCCTGCGGATATCGAAAAGGCTTATGTGAAGCGCGATATCACCTATCTGCTGGGCGAACTGGACACCGATCTCAATCACCCGGCGCTGGACAAGACCTGCGCCGCCGAGGCACAGGGCCCGAACAGGCGGACTCGCGGGGAGAACTACTTCAAGTACCTGCAGAAACGTCACCCGGAAGGGCTGAACCAGCATCTGATCATCGTGCCGAAAGTCGGGCACAGCGGTGACGGGATCTTCACTTCGCCTGAAGGGCAGGCGGTTTTGTTCAAGCCGTTTTGA
- a CDS encoding 3'-5' exonuclease yields MERIAVIDFETTGISPGHNCRATEIAVVIMEQGRIVDRYQSLMNAGVRIPAFIEGLTGISNNMIRTAPSAERVMNDVCDFVGATPLVAHNASFDQKFWDYELSRIQRAREQSFACSMLLARRLMPGAPNHKLGTLTSYARLPNTGKAHRAMADAEMAANLTAYLTNELRQTHGIAGVSHQLLCSLQKVPAAKISEALKRQRGF; encoded by the coding sequence TTGGAACGTATCGCTGTCATTGACTTTGAAACCACCGGTATCTCCCCCGGCCATAACTGCCGGGCTACCGAGATTGCCGTGGTGATCATGGAGCAGGGGCGTATCGTCGATCGCTATCAGAGCCTGATGAACGCCGGGGTGCGTATTCCAGCCTTTATCGAAGGCCTCACCGGAATCAGCAACAACATGATCCGCACCGCGCCGTCGGCCGAGCGGGTGATGAATGATGTCTGTGATTTTGTCGGTGCAACGCCGCTGGTGGCGCACAACGCTTCATTCGACCAGAAGTTCTGGGACTACGAACTCTCGCGCATCCAGCGTGCCCGCGAGCAGAGTTTCGCCTGTTCGATGCTGCTGGCGCGCCGCCTGATGCCGGGCGCACCCAACCACAAGCTCGGCACCCTCACCAGTTATGCCCGCCTGCCCAACACCGGCAAGGCTCACCGGGCCATGGCCGATGCCGAAATGGCCGCCAACCTGACGGCTTACCTGACCAACGAACTGCGCCAGACCCACGGGATTGCCGGGGTTTCCCATCAGTTGTTGTGTTCTCTGCAGAAAGTCCCTGCGGCAAAAATCAGCGAGGCGCTCAAGCGTCAGCGTGGTTTTTAG